One Cucurbita pepo subsp. pepo cultivar mu-cu-16 chromosome LG20, ASM280686v2, whole genome shotgun sequence genomic window carries:
- the LOC111783313 gene encoding tyrosine/DOPA decarboxylase 1-like: protein MGSIHYENNNNNNIHITNPLDPEEFRNQAYKVVDFIADYYKNIEQFPVLSQVHPGYLRKTLTQQSAPDDPECLESILRDVDRFVVPGISHWQSPNFFAYFPSSSSSAGLLGEMLSTGFNVVGFNWVSSPAATELEMLVVDWFGEMLKLPKSFLFSGGGGSGGGGVLQGTTCEAILSTLVAARDQKLKVIGRDMFSKLVVYGSDQTHMSLQKAAQVAGFGEENFRVIKTTKSDSFGLSPTSLKMAIQSDIEKGFVPLYLCATIGTTSTNAVDPLDSLCEIAQQNGIWVHVDAAYAGSVCICPEFRHFLDGVEKANSFSLNAHKWFFTAPDCCCLWLKDPSALRNSLSVNPSYLKNKATDSGEVVDYKDWQITLSRRFRAMKLWVVMKSYGVANLRMFLRSHVKMAKLFEELVGRDERFEVVVPRNFGLVCFRLSFSEIDKSNAMNLKLLERINKSGKAYMTHTMVAGMYLIRFSVGGTMTEERHVVSAWKLVQELADEIYLM from the exons atgggaAGCATCCATTatgaaaacaacaacaacaacaacattcATATCACCAACCCATTAGATCCAGAGGAATTCAGAAACCAAGCATACAAAGTTGTTGATTTCATTGCAGATTATTACAAAAACATAGAACAATTCCCAGTTCTTAGCCAAGTTCATCCTGGTTATCTCCGAAAAACCCTTACGCAACAATCCGCTCCGGACGATCCTGAGTGTTTGGAATCCATTCTTCGGGACGTCGACCGATTTGTCGTTCCGGGTATTTCTCATTGGCAAAGTCCTAACTTTTTTGCTTACTTTCCTTCTAGTAGTAGCAGTGCCGGACTTCTCGGAGAAATGCTGAGTACCGGGTTTAATGTCGTCGGGTTCAATTGGGTGTCGTCGCCCGCGGCGACCGAGCTTGAAATGTTGGTGGTTGATTGGTTTGGTGAGATGCTTAAGCTGCCTAAGTCTTTCCTGTTTTctggcggcggcggcagcggcggcggagggGTTCTTCAGGGAACCACTTGTGAAGCAATCTTGTCCACTCTGGTGGCTGCTAGGGACCAGAAGCTTAAAGTGATTGGAAGAGATATGTTTAGTAAGCTTGTTGTTTATGGCTCCGACCAAACACATATGTCCTTACAAAAGGCTGCACAGGTCGCAG gttttggagaagaaaatttcCGAGTGATCAAGACGACAAAATCGGATTCGTTCGGGCTATCCCCAACCTCCCTAAAAATGGCAATTCAATCCGACATAGAAAAAGGATTCGTGCCACTATACCTATGTGCAACCATCGGAACAACTTCCACCAACGCGGTGGATCCACTCGACTCACTCTGCGAGATAGCTCAACAAAACGGAATTTGGGTTCATGTTGACGCCGCATACGCCGGTAGCGTCTGCATTTGCCCGGAGTTTCGACATTTCCTCGACGGGGTCGAGAAGGCAAATTCATTCAGCTTGAATGCTCACAAGTGGTTCTTCACGGCGCCGGATTGTTGCTGTCTATGGCTGAAGGATCCGTCAGCATTGAGAAACTCTCTCTCAGTGAACCCTTCATatttgaagaacaaagcaaCGGATTCCGGCGAAGTTGTGGACTACAAAGACTGGCAAATTACATTGAGTAGAAGGTTTCGTGCCATGAAATTATGGGTTGTCATGAAAAGCTATGGAGTTGCTAATTTAAGGATGTTCTTGAGGAGCCATGTCAAAATGGCTAAGCTTTTCGAGGAGCTTGTGGGGAGGGACGAGAGGTTTGAGGTGGTGGTTCCGAGGAATTTCGGGTTGGTTTGTTTCCGTTTATCGTTTTCTGAAATCGATAAGTCGAACGCGATGAACTTGAAATTGTTGGAAAGGATTAACAAGTCAGGAAAAGCTTATATGACGCATACAATGGTTGCTGGAATGTATTTGATTCGATTTTCTGTGGGTGGGACGATGACGGAGGAACGACATGTCGTTTCAGCGTGGAAGTTGGTGCAGGAGCTAGCtgatgaaatatatttaatgtaa
- the LOC111782666 gene encoding phospholipase A1-Igamma1, chloroplastic-like — protein sequence MEGRIVTPRGVPLKRVTMLRNGTKKTKWYWKLKWGIRLRAIKNALSSSLHNQRRRLTCATATGQLTPVNGAASPLVIQPSKSTSKKNDLRLAKPLASLLRMPQRAADFVDYGNHMTPTFSPRDKIADVWRDLHGGSNWEGLLDPLHPFLRRELVKYGEFAQATYDAFDFDPLSEFRGSCRYNRHKLLHELGLAQNGYKVTRYIYALSPVDGPDWFESSKIGEVWSRDSNWMGFVAVSNDEESERIGRRDILVAWRGTVTPTEWYIDLKTKLKKIDRSDRKIKVQRGFLTIYKSKDEESKFNKTSASEQVMEELHRLIDFFTQKGDREISLTIVGHSLGGALSLLTAYEAGASFPDIHVSVMSFGAPRVGNLAFREKLNEMGVKTLRVVIRQDIVPKLPGLFVNSIVNKLSAVTGKLNWLYRHVGTQLKMDMYMSPYLKRESDMSGSHNLEIYLHLVDGFVSRRGKFRWNSRRDVALVNKGSDMLVEELRIPEFWYQLPHKGLVKNRFGRWVKPGRNAEDIPSPFSRPSNI from the coding sequence ATGGAGGGGAGAATCGTGACGCCGAGAGGAGTCCCACTGAAAAGAGTAACGATGTTAAGAAACGGAACGAAGAAGACGAAATGGTATTGGAAATTGAAATGGGGGATCCGATTAAGAGCCATAAAAAAtgctctctcttcttccttacACAACCAGCGCCGCCGTTTGACATGTGCTACCGCCACCGGCCAACTAACTCCCGTCAACGGTGCAGCGTCGCCGCTTGTAATTCAGCCATCGAAATCAACCTCTAAGAAAAACGACCTCCGTTTGGCAAAGCCACTCGCCTCGCTCCTCCGTATGCCACAACGCGCCGCTGACTTCGTCGACTACGGCAACCACATGACCCCAACATTCTCCCCTCGTGATAAAATCGCCGATGTATGGCGTGACCTCCACGGCGGTTCTAATTGGGAAGGTCTACTAGATCCCCTCCACCCCTTCCTCCGCCGCGAGCTTGTTAAATACGGCGAGTTCGCTCAAGCCACCTACGACGCTTTTGACTTCGACCCACTTTCTGAATTCCGCGGCAGCTGTAGATACAACCGCCATAAGCTCCTCCACGAATTGGGTCTGGCTCAAAACGGCTACAAAGTGACTAGATACATCTACGCCTTGTCCCCTGTTGACGGTCCGGATTGGTTCGAGAGTTCCAAAATCGGCGAGGTGTGGAGCAGAGATTCGAATTGGATGGGGTTTGTAGCCGTTAGTAACGACGAGGAGAGCGAGAGAATCGGGCGGCGGGATATCCTCGTGGCCTGGAGAGGAACGGTAACCCCAACGGAATGGTACATCGATCTGAAAACCAAGCTGAAAAAAATCGACCGGAGCGACAGGAAAATCAAAGTCCAACGTGGGTTCTTAACAATTTACAAATCGAAAGACGAGgaatcaaaattcaacaaaaccaGCGCGTCAGAGCAGGTAATGGAGGAGCTACATAGACTAATCGATTTCTTCACACAAAAGGGCGACAGAGAAATCAGCCTAACAATTGTCGGACACAGCCTAGGCGGCGCGCTGTCGCTTCTGACAGCCTACGAGGCAGGGGCATCATTTCCCGACATCCACGTGAGCGTAATGTCATTCGGAGCGCCAAGAGTGGGGAATTTAGCATTCAGGGAGAAATTAAACGAGATGGGTGTGAAGACACTCCGCGTAGTGATACGACAGGACATTGTCCCCAAGCTTCCGGGGCTGTTCGTGAATTCGATTGTGAACAAGCTGAGCGCAGTGACAGGGAAGCTGAATTGGCTGTACAGACATGTGGGGACGCAGCTGAAAATGGACATGTACATGTCGCCGTACTTGAAGAGGGAGTCGGACATGTCGGGGAGCCATAATTTGGAGATATATTTGCATTTGGTGGATGGGTTTGTGAGTAGGAGGGGGAAGTTCAGGTGGAATTCGAGGAGGGATGTGGCGTTGGTGAACAAAGGGAGCGATATGCTTGTGGAAGAGCTGAGGATTCCGGAGTTTTGGTATCAGTTGCCGCATAAGGGATTGGTGAAGAACAGGTTTGGGAGATGGGTTAAGCCTGGGAGGAACGCTGAGGATATTCCTTCTCCCTTCTCTCGTCCTTCCAATATTtga